Proteins from a genomic interval of Lycium ferocissimum isolate CSIRO_LF1 chromosome 2, AGI_CSIRO_Lferr_CH_V1, whole genome shotgun sequence:
- the LOC132033699 gene encoding subtilisin-like protease SBT1.5 yields the protein MSRCHSLQAALFLTYSFFLTLTNATITPGNKESYIIRVQNDLKPSVFSDVEQWYSSTLRSLSWNPLKSSTTDDEEEFLHVYKTVFHGFSTRLTAEEAQELANRHGVLSVLPDQLRQLHTTRSPHFLGLDSSSASPMSNLVTESDSGSNVVIGVLDTGIWPERPSFHDQGMGTIPSFWKGECTQGQNFTTANCNKKIIGARYFTAGYVAKMGMMNSSADVKSARDTDGHGTHTASTAAGRAVGDASLMGFAKGVAVGIAPKARIAAYKVCWKRGCMDSDILAAFDKAVDDGVNIISISVGGGAVPYNLDPIAIGSFGAMEKGVFISASAGNEGPRPMTVTNVAPWITTVGASTIDRKFPADLVLGNGKRITGASLYRGDPFHHLPLVYGGNASVGLKNGARHSSSFSAATCMPDSLDKECVRGKIVVCDRGGTPRVSKGEIVKDAGGVGVVVANVAPMGEGLIADAHLIPGLGVTESAGNLIRDYINSNDNPTATMTFYDTQVGVKPAPVVASFSSRGPSAESGFVLKPDVIAPGVNILAAWPDGLAPTELSSDTRRTEFNIASGTSMSCPHVSGLAALLKGAHPYWSPAMIRSALMTTAYIQDQQGNPLLDEKSYNISTMLDMGAGHVDPEKAVDPGLVYDITVDDYLNFLCASNYSGRDIRQIAKRPGRCMGKHHKPWNLNYPAISVVIDSMEAQTMGIVQVTRTVTHVGEAPSTYTVSVTNPKGATVTVTPTVMNFKERGQKQSYVVQIKAEKLAVTTLNSVVEVGKLTWTNGKQHVVSPLVVVWKQGL from the coding sequence ATGAGTCGATGTCACTCTCTTCAAGCTGCTCTGTTTCTCACTTATTCTTTCTTCTTAACACTCACTAATGCTACTATAACCCCAGGAAACAAAGAATCCTACATAATTAGAGTCCAAAATGACTTGAAACCTTCTGTTTTTTCTGATGTTGAGCAGTGGTATAGTTCCACCCTTAGAAGCCTAAGTTGGAATCCTCTTAAATCCAGCACAACTGATGATGAGGAGGAATTCCTTCATGTGTACAAAACTGTTTTTCATGGCTTTTCCACAAGACTAACCGCAGAAGAGGCCCAAGAACTTGCAAATCGCCATGGTGTTCTCTCAGTTTTACCTGACCAGCTTCGCCAACTTCATACCACTCGTTCACCTCACTTTCTGGGGTTGGACTCATCATCAGCTTCTCCGATGTCTAATCTTGTAACCGAGTCTGATTCCGGTTCTAATGTTGTTATCGGTGTGCTCGACACGGGTATATGGCCAGAACGACCTAGTTTTCATGATCAAGGCATGGGAACAATTCCATCCTTTTGGAAAGGGGAGTGTACCCAAGGCCAAAATTTTACAACAGCTAATTGCAATAAAAAGATTATTGGAGCCAGATACTTTACAGCTGGTTATGTGGCAAAAATGGGGATGATGAATTCCTCTGCCGATGTAAAGTCCGCCAGAGACACCGACGGGCATGGAACACACACAGCGTCGACTGCAGCTGGCAGAGCGGTTGGGGATGCTTCTTTAATGGGATTCGCTAAAGGGGTTGCTGTGGGTATAGCACCCAAGGCGAGAATTGCTGCCTACAAGGTTTGCTGGAAAAGGGGTTGCATGGATTCCGACATCTTAGCGGCATTTGATAAAGCTGTGGATGATGGTGTCAACATTATTTCAATCTCCGTAGGTGGTGGTGCTGTTCCTTACAATCTCGATCCCATAGCAATAGGATCATTTGGAGCGATGGAGAAGGGCGTTTTTATCTCCGCTTCAGCAGGTAACGAAGGTCCTAGGCCGATGACGGTGACGAATGTAGCTCCATGGATTACAACCGTAGGAGCTAGCACAATTGATAGAAAGTTCCCTGCTGATCTTGTCCTTGGAAATGGCAAGAGAATCACTGGCGCATCATTATATAGAGGTGATCCTTTTCATCATTTACCTTTAGTATATGGTGGAAATGCTTCAGTGGGTTTAAAAAATGGTGCTAGGCATTCTAGTAGCTTCTCTGCAGCAACATGCATGCCTGATTCTCTAGATAAAGAATGTGTACGTGGGAAGATTGTGGTCTGCGATCGTGGTGGCACTCCAAGAGTGTCAAAAGGAGAGATCGTGAAGGACGCTGGTGGTGTTGGAGTAGTTGTAGCAAATGTAGCACCCATGGGAGAAGGCCTAATTGCAGATGCACACTTGATTCCTGGTCTCGGGGTTACCGAGTCAGCCGGTAACCTCATTCGCGATTACATCAACTCCAATGACAATCCAACAGCCACTATGACTTTCTATGATACACAAGTTGGGGTAAAACCGGCGCCTGTAGTTGCATCTTTCTCTTCAAGAGGACCTAGTGCAGAGTCTGGTTTTGTTCTCAAGCCGGATGTGATCGCGCCTGGAGTGAATATCTTAGCAGCTTGGCCGGATGGTCTAGCACCTACTGAGCTATCATCTGACACGCGCCGCACTGAATTCAATATTGCTTCAGGAACATCCATGTCTTGTCCACATGTATCCGGTTTAGCGGCTTTACTCAAAGGAGCTCACCCATACTGGTCACCAGCAATGATTCGCTCAGCTCTCATGACAACTGCATACATCCAAGATCAACAAGGCAATCCATTACTAGATGAAAAATCCTATAACATTTCAACGATGTTGGACATGGGTGCAGGACACGTCGATCCCGAAAAAGCTGTTGATCCTGGACTGGTTTATGACATAACAGTCGACGATTATTTGAACTTTTTATGTGCGTCTAATTATAGTGGTAGGGATATTAGACAGATTGCTAAGAGACCAGGGAGGTGCATGGGGAAGCATCATAAGCCGTGGAATTTGAATTATCCGGCAATCTCAGTAGTTATTGATTCGATGGAAGCACAAACTATGGGAATAGTACAAGTGACAAGGACTGTGACACATGTTGGCGAAGCTCCATCGACCTACACAGTATCAGTGACAAATCCTAAAGGTGCGACTGTAACGGTAACGCCAACGGTTATGAATTTTAAAGAAAGGGGTCAGAAACAAAGTTATGTGGTCCAAATTAAGGCTGAGAAATTGGCGGTGACAACTTTAAACTCTGTGGTGGAAGTGGGAAAGTTAACTTGGACAAATGGGAAACAACATGTGGTTTCCCCTCTTGTTGTTGTTTGGAAACAAGGGTTATGA